The DNA sequence AACCCACCGCAAGGGTGGCTGCCGCCGGAGCAAGGCGCTGCAAAGACAGAGCTCCAAACTCTCCGAGAGCAACTCCGACAGCGCGGACGACTTGGCCGACATTGTGGCTTGCGGCTCGAGATGGGACTCTCGGGCGCAAGAGACGCCGGGTAAAGCAATGGATGCTAAAAGGGGCGCAATGGAAGTGTCCAGAGGGCCTTTGCTTCGCAGCCAAAATAGCGCCTTCAGATGCTGGAGGAATGAGGAGCTAGAGTTTCCACAGGATCATAAAAACCATAAAACCCCAGAAGAGACGGCACCTCCACAGGGAATGGGGGATGAGTACTCGGCCAGCGGTGGCAAGCTgactaaaatgtcacatttgtttgtgccaaacatcCAACGTGTGGCCAGTGGCGGGGAGGTGCACAGGGAGCTCCAGCCCGGATCTGACCACACTTTCTACATCGCGGACTCAAAAGGTGTCGCCGCGTCCAAATCTCCGGAAATCAAAATTCATCTCCAGAGCTGTAACGCAGCCAGTTTGACCAAAACCGATGACTCGAAAGGCAAGGAGGCCCGGGCTGCGTCTTTGAAGGGCGATTCCTCGGATAAACCGCCGCATTTTATGGTTCGAGGCATTCGGGATGGTAAAGGGAAGCTGCAGACCCCCATCCACCAAGTGAGGGATGTGCGTAAATTGGTGAAAAGCTCCTATCACTTTGTTTCATTGGATCCCAAATCCAATTTTGCCACCGCCGACAGCCGCCAAGACTGTCAACATCCTACATCGGCCTCCCCCGTTGTGATAAAATGCCAGTCGGTGAATACAAACAGCAGCAAATGCGGTCTACCTCAGGATGCATCGTCTCCAGAAGGAGCTAAAGGTTCGGCGATGCAAAGAGCGTCCCAGGGGATCTTAGATCATCTTCCGGAGGAGATGAGTTCAGGAATCGAGAGCAAAGTGCTTTCAAAGAAAGACGTTACAGAGAAGCAACCAATGTCGAACCAGGTGGCTTTGGAGAAGCTTCAGGCAGCGGTGAAAACGATGGAGCAGCTTTACGTGTTTgacaaaaatgaatggaaaaggaAAAACGAGACACGGCCCCTGATGGACAGCCATGTGCTCTCGCTGATTGCAAGTGAGGAGAACAGTGAGGAGGAAGCACTCAGGGCCTCCGTTGTGGAGGAACTTGCAGGAAGAGATTCATACCCTCGTTTGAACGAGACTCCACCAGCTGCGGCAGCTGAGAACTGGCTAAGGACTGGGGGAGACCATGACGAGCGTCTCAAAGCCAGGTTGGCAGCAGCTCCTGTTGGTTTCAGCGTGGGTGTCGCCGCGAAGGCTCTGCAGCCAAACAACGCTGCGCCGGCATCTTACAACAGCAAAACATTTGCCCCCAAGTCTCCTAAATTACCCATGCCCTTAAAAGTCTTCCAACCAAAGACGAGCGGCGAGTCGAAAGAAATTCTGGCCGCCGAGCAGAACTACCTCACCATTCCGGTTAAGTCTCACGCCAACAGCGGTAAAGAGGGCTTGGCGGTGTTTTCCAGCCAGTCCCGCCCAACCAGTCTTCCCTTGCATATCCCTGCGCCAGGTAGTAAGGGTCAGGAAGagcaggcccagagaagctccGGAGCTGCGACCATTTATCACTCCGTGCCTTTGGGTATGTCCGCAAATCAGCCACAGGTGTACTGTTTCTCCCCTGCGATACCCCCCGCACCTGTGCTAGACCCTTTCCAGGCCACACAGAGGAAGATGCTCCTGGATCCCACCAGTGGGAGCTACTACCTGGTGGACACCCCGGCTCAACCCTCCACGCGACGCCTCTTCGACCCCGAAACGGGCCACTACGTGGCAGGTACCCGTGCCCCTACCTCCCGTGACCCCTGTTCCCATGCCAATCTCCCCGATGGCCTTGGGTTCTGCCGCATACGGACACACCTACATGATCTACCCCGGTTTTGTGACGTCGCCCCCTGTGATTTCGACCCGGACGCTAGTTCAGCCGCAAGTGCTGGTGGAGAGCAGCGAGAAAGCGCTGCCCCACCAGTCCGAGGGCCTGTACGTGGAAACGCCCTTCTACATGACCACCGGGAAGGCCGCGCCGGGGACCCCCAATGTGCTCAGCATCGCCAGACCGCAGCAGGGTTTTCCCAGTGGCGAGCGGCCGGTCTTCGGCGTCACGTCGCAGCAGGGCCCTCGGATTATTGCGCCACCTTCGTTTGACGGGACGACCGTGAGCTTCGTGGTTGAGCACGGGTGAAAAGTAGGTGAGTCCGCCCCCCGACTTATACCGCTGCTGAAAAGCAACCGAAGCGAGTGCCCTTAATCTTAATGTGGTAGGTTGAAAGGTAGCCACAGAGGATATAAAAATGTATCTAAATGGGTAGCAAGGAAGGTTTGTAGGAGGGGAAATGTGTCGGTAGGCAGTTGGGTGAGACGGCAGTAAATGGATAGAAAGTGCGACGGAGACCCTCTGGGACGCCCTCAGCTGCCGCTGAATGTCAAAAGCCACCGAGGCGGGTAGCGGCAGGGTCAGCGGGCTTTTTATAGGAGAAGCAGAGAGTGACGCGTCAAATTCTGCCGGCTTCCGATCAACACCGATTACATAAACATGGCGTGTGACGTGGCGGCTGCCCTTTCTCGTCAGATCGGCATACCGAGGGGCGGGAATCGCATGTATGTCATGTTTACTTAGACCAAACatatctttgatatttgcacattcaattcatGCTTTCTCTACAGTCGATACCATAGTTTTATGTAGCTTGTTACATTGATGTCTTTTGTCGCACGGCGGGCCCTCGAGTACCGACGTaagtgttacgcatattgaagaatcgACGATAAAAAACACCTTGAACCTTGAAACGTTGGTTAAGTAGGTACAGCGTATAAGCAGCTCAATAGGCGAGTGTTTACTCGGTCGGGAAGCAAGAAATCGGTCAGTCGGTAAATGTTTAGTTGGTAGGTTGGTAACAAGTCGGTTGGCGGGTATTCGGTTGATTGTAGGTGGGTATGCAAGTCAGCTGGTCGGGCTGCAGGTGTTATTGCATTGACTTGGTCGAAGTGTGGATATGTAAGTAGCGCAATACTTTGTATTTAGTTGCTAGTTGGTGTAGGTAGGTAAAGTTGCTAAGGTATTATGTAGGTTGGTAACTTGGTAGGTATGCAAGTCAGATGGTTCGTCAGCAGGTAAGTGGACACGTACGCGGGTTGGTTGTCTGAATGTCGCGGTTTATGAGagcttgacttgttttttttcttgcaatttcCCAGCAGGTTGGAAGACGAGCGTGGCCACGATGTAGCGCTTCTGGATTGGACTGCTTGGCTTTGAATGTCTCCTCCCTGTGGAGGAATGAATGTGTCGATGTTTCGTACACCGGGATTGTGATTTCCAGGGTGACGCCGCAAACGGATCAAGTTTGAATGACGTATTCGTACGCATATAGGCTGCCCCGTGTATATTCTATACGTATGTCCTCGGTGGGAAGGGAAACGGAAGTggaaaggaagaggaggagttgTACGTTGCAATTTTGGATGGTAAGACGAGCGGGGTTGCTCGAGAGCACTGAAGACACTGAAAGGGGAAAAACCGTCAAGGAAATCTAAGTAAAGTCCACAGTTGTGTTTTCTCACTTCTTATTTGCACGACAGAAGTTGATGATTTACGTTCATTTCTGGTAGAGCATttgaataaaaccttttttttccccccacacttGCCTTTCTTCCCTTTGAGTCTGTGTGTAAATGACTCGAATACTTTCAATGTTGTCAGCAACACGTATACGATATGAATGCTCAACTTTGTTAGATGTTCATATCCAAACAatgctgaataaaaaaaatatatatatttttacatttttttttatatctgctcaactttatttggggtaaatcttttgttatgcAACTTTATTGGggggattttttccccctcttaatTCCGTATGATTGTTTATGTGGGTATGTGGGTGGGAGGATAGAATTTATAGCAAACAGCATTCGAATTTTATAGAGTTATACCTGATTTATATTTCGgatttaattatttgttaaGGTACAAGCGTTGATAAAGTTGTAATAAAGcaagaaaataatgttttcgAGAATAAAACCACAGTATAGCAACAAAGAAAAGTAAGCAATAaaccaaaataaagtttgaattttCTACAATAGTCATGATATAATTaggttttaaattgtaattttacaatgaTAGTCATAATACAACGACAAACGTAGCTGTACAAAGGATTATGACCATAATTCATTTTAACACTGCCCAAAATAAACGTTttacataataaaagagaattcgCTGCGAGCAGGGTTCGAACCTGCGCGGGGAGATCCCATTGGATTTCAAGTCCAacgccttaaccactcggccatcGCAGCCACACGCAGACTTGCAGAAGAAGTTATCATTTAATTGTGATGACAAACACGAGCTAGCGCTAGCAATAACATAACAGTGCTTTTCATGttagaagagagagagagagagagagagagagagagagagagagagagagagagagcgagagaaacgTACATTCTCAGTATTCAGTTTTACTACTGCACAGTAAATCTAAACTGCGGTCGTTTCTCTTTTCGTCCTCCAGATGGCAGCACAGGTCAATACAGGGGGTCCTACGACGGATTTCCTTTCCGACGACACCGATGTAACCCCGATTTGCACGTAAATCTCAATACTGTCATTCACCAATGCAACGTGAAGACAAAATtggatttatatttttcataacGATGGTCAATCTGACACAACCAAACGCATTAGTCGAGGCGGGAAACGCCAACAACTACAAACGTGGAGTGGGACGCTTTCATTTGTCTGTCTGCGTTAAGGAGGCGAATTTTATTCCAGAGGAGATGAAGAAAACAAACTTCTTGTGGGCAAAATGGAGACTGGAGTTTAATGCGGAAACTCAGGCGAAGTAACAAGGTAAACTAATCATGACATGCGTCAATCAGCCGCCATGTTGGAAGCCCATTGACGCTACGGCTAGCCTCCAAGGACAAAAATCATTTGCGACTGGGTTCTTCTACATCCCTCAAATATTCAGGTAATTTGTGACATACACTCTATCAGAAGGTATTTATACCTCCCCCAAAGTCTTACAGtgttgttaaatatattgtagaagttatcatttatttgcttagcttgcattagcaTTATGGACGATTCTGAGAAAGGAGGTGACTCAgaaggaatcatcagagagaaggacgtggcaggtgttggtcccatgtatcaccttgaaaccctccccttagtgtgttatgtcttgtaaacttagaaacctccctatttcaaataaatacaggagcgacgggagagattgtttagagcgtgttgagaggctgtaatcggAACAATCTcgcatacgccctcctcatgagaaaaagaaaccagcgtcttcattcctttggtgtctattttttataatgttgggtaagataaatccaacaagtgTTCAGTATTTCACATTTTGCTCCCAACTGTTGAATTTTCATCgaatccttccacatttctcgaccaattcaaaccattccacaCATTCCAGTAAGTAAAACTGTTCAGAATTCCACATTTCCACACTAAAATTTCCAATTGATAGAGGATTTAAAATATTCTACCTTGAAATTTTGGTGTCTTATTTGGGACATTTGCTTTCCATTCCCAGGTTACTATTTTGCTATGTGTTAGCATACCTACTGTTAGCATGTCAGCATTTGCAAAATGCAAAATCCTCATCAGTCGCACTGATTTTTAGTCATTCCCATTCTATTCGTACTATAagtcagtatttatttattttagtattgTAATTCTCACATTGTACCTTTCCTAAATTGTACTTAATTCTACAGCATTTCTCTTCAGCGCGCAATTTCTGCAAAAGCTGCATTCTCCAGTTATTCATACTCTTCTTATTGTTCTCATTACCGTAAACGGCGTTTAGGTGGAGCTTTGTCCGATTGATGTTTACGATGATGTTATCGCTTGATGCTGAAAGTCCATTATCATGTCGATAAAGGCGCTTtcactgctaaaaaaaaaacaataaaatgtggaaTTACCCTTTTGAGTCATTCCCCTGgagagacaaaatgtttttttgtgtatattgcTTGAATTGGCATTACATTGGCATGGTTAGTAGTAAGTCTCAAGatcaaaaccaaaataaaaaaagaacattccttctcctccatccatccatccatccattttccgtaccgctttatcctcacaagggtcgcgggcgcgctggagcctatcccagccgtcttcgggcgagaggcggggtacaccctgaactggttgccagccaatcgcagggcacatataaacaagcaaccattcacacctgaggCCAATTTAggctcttcaatcaacctaccatgcatgtttttgggatgtgggaggaaacccacccaggcacggggagatcatgcaaactccacacaggcggggatttgaaccccggtcctcagaactgtgaggcggctgtgctaaccagtcgcccaccgttccaCCCATTCCTGTCCTGTGTATGATAAATAAACGCTTGTCATCCAAATTCAAATAAACTGTCCCCATCTTGATGAATGACGAGGCTAGCCCAACTTTGACTGGGAGAGCACATTTtactataaaatgaaaaacatcggAATGTACGTATGCACTAATCAGATGAGGTTTGTGCACACGGAAGAAATCGGTATTTTATAAGCTAATTTATAACTAACCCTGTGTGAAGTGCGTAGAGttaaaaaagaagacacacCCCTACAAACAAAGAACGCACCCTGTCCATATCAAGCACTGTTACTTATTTACACGTTTTGCAACAATCACGGTTTACAGTATCCACCCAATAGTCGCTCACTGTATACGTACAGTACGGCGTGGATATACATATAGCCCCCCATTGTGTCCCTGCGTCCTCATCCGCTGCTAGCTGCACAGTTAGCCGTGGACGCGAtgcgattttttattttgctcttaTGGATGTGTGGACTGACAAAGCAGCAGAGGTGAGTCCCAAACTGTGGATGGGGTCACGAGCCCCAAAATCGATCCATTTGAATAGGATGGACaatggaaacaacaacaacaacaacaaaatgatatTCTTTTCTGTTGTAGAGTACTTCATCAAAAtgggaaaacatatttttttccaagactTTTAGGGCTATTACCAACTTTTCCCTCAAATGTTAATCATCCGTTATactggtggggaaaaaaatcttaatcaaatattttcatttgtaatCACCAAATCGTCTGCACATTCAatttaaataaagtatttgAAGTACACCTGAAGTTATTACACtttgtcgtttttttcccccaataggGATACATTTTTCCTTGATTTAAATTACACaagagtgttttttaaaatcaaaaatatttaattaattattactcTCATTTGtcaaaaattaaaatgtcaacCACTAAATttatacatctatatatatatatgataatagGAATTCATCGAACGTTTTGGGGGATTTTAAAGTGAGATTTAAAATGAAACTCCAAtttaacacaacaaaaaagatttttttttttttttacggttatgattacaaaaattataatttcaaaTTTGTGTTCTGATCACCTGTAAAAAGTAATACCAAAGTGCATCACATTATTTCATAATCATAAACATAAAATCATACATTATAAATTAAGATTTTACatctatctttttttgttttttttcctttgtacctttttaaaaaatcttttaacTGGTTGTGAAGTGAGATTGTTACGCAATAGAGCATTCAGACCGTAAAAGAGATTTCTTATAAAACGTGTTTGTTCAAAACAGGCGTGCCTTCAGAATACATGAACGCAAACAAATATCAAAGAAAATGAGTCATATTTAGGTGTGACATGCCTAATTATTCATCTGTGTCCTCTTTCAGCCTCCAGAGCGTGCCGACCAACGATGGTAAGCTAAAGGACCCGACTTTTATTAGCATCTAGCGTGCTAGTGTTTAGCACGTGAGCCGGGTAACGAATGGTCGCTATCCTGCGACGACCGATGAACACCGACGTTTTTCATTAAAAGCATACGTATTAAAAGCCGACCCACCCGCtgtaggtgaaaatctgtgatttaGTAAATACTGAATATGAATACTGATCAAACACGTGTCAGTAAAAGTCATAAGGTTTGGATGGCCATAGTCCTTCTTTCGTTGATTCCCGTGTTCCATCTCCCCAGCTCTCGTGCTGACGTCCTGCGACTTTAACAACGATGCCGTGCCATTCTGCGGATTCCGCCAGGTCTCTGAGGACAGTGGCGACTGGACCCGGCACAAAGGTCCAACCCCGACGCCTGGCACGGGCCCTCAAGGAGATTACCCGGATGGAAGTCGGTCCTCCACCTCATCGGCCATCAGCACCAAAACCACtcggaaaaaaatctaattcattTTCTTTCCCAGAGGGATTCTACATCTACCAGGAATGTGACAACGTGGGAAACGGGCAGAAGATCCGTCTGCTGAGTTCCACGATCTTAATGCCGCCGTCACAGATCTGCGTCCAGTTCCGATATTACATGTACGGCTCAGACAATTCCAATCTGTTGCGAGTGCTGGCGAAGAGGCCGAATAGCGAGGACGAGCTGTGGAAGAAGACTGGTACCCAGAGTAAGTCGTGGCTGAAGGGCGACATCACCGTGTCCAATTCAGACAGTCAGGAGGTCACGGTGAGTGTTCCCTTCCAAGCAACAAGCAAACATTGTGGCTTCAAATGCACGTTGAGGATTTGAAATCAGGAGAAAatgttgtcgccatggtgacTAAGATTAGGGCTAGGTTTAAGGGTTGAAGTTGGGGTTAGGAGTAGGGTTGGGGTTAAGGGCTGGCTTGGGTTAAGAGTTAGGACTCGGGTGAAAGTTTGAGCTTGGCGTGAAGGTTTGGAGTAGGGTTGGGGAAGGAGGTTTGGGTTGGCTTGAGGGTTAGGTCTAAAGGTTACAGTTAGAATTGGGGGTAAGGGTTTGGCTGAAGAGTAAGGTTCGGTCAAGGGTTAAAGTCGGGATTTGGGGTGAAGTtgggatatggaataaatgcggTTTTAAATTCACCATAGGTTCTCCACTCCATCATTTGCAGCGGACTTTGGTGTGGGAAATAGAAAAGCATACACTGACCAATATCTAATCAGTACAGCTAAACATGTGCAGGTAGAAGTTAGCCCTATCGCTTCATCCAGTCTCAGTTCAATTATTTGCCCTTTTATTGCTTTTATAGCTGCCGTAAAGCAATCCCAGCAGTGTTAGCAATTATCAGCGTTTATGAAAAACACTGAGGTTGCGCTACACCCGGTACGTTCTCGATAGCACGAGTTAACGCTCTCACGTGTATGCtttgcagtggtgggaagtaacgaagtacaaatactttgttactgtacctaagtcgatttttcaggtatctgtgctttatttttcttccttgtTTTACTTTGACACCCTGCTTTTGAAAACAGGCGTTTGTTCTTTCAACTCCTTGCTtcgtcaaaataggcttgttgcTTTTTTCAACCGCAGAAGATGATAGCACGACttgaaaaaaagatgttaaTAGACGTAAAGCCAAGCTAAATCTCTTTCTCAAACAAATCACGATGGACGAGTGCGCTTTTTGATCAAGTTCCTCAATATTGAACGTAACGCTGACGACAATCAGAATTCTCGTTGACGCGTTAACCTTGCCGATTATTGACTGATTTGTCACTTGTCTCACTCTAGATTGTCTTCGAGGCCCAGCGAggttcctcctcttcctgcgACTCAGCACTCgacaacatcatcatcagtgaAGGGTCATGTCCCAGTAAGTATAACTCACCACGTGATCTCAGTATTTTGCCAATGACAATGTATGTGAAGGATATCTGTggaacgaaagaaagaaaaacacgaCATTGAGTAGAAAGGGAGAAACCTCATCATCCCCTGACCTCAGCCCCATTGAGAACCTGAAAAGCGAGCGTCAAGGGTGGGGGGAGAGGAGTGCAAATGGAATTGTTCCTGTTCGTCCTTGTTGTCTTGTGACTCTGTGTAAATGGAATGAAAATATGTGAGTAAAATACACACGACGGGGGTTGCCATCGTGGTGGTCGTGTTTCCGCCTAGGGTGGCCGCGTCCACCCCAGGCCACTCCCTGGCTCCGCCTTGCTCATGGTACCGTTGCAATTTGGATCACAGTGTAAGGTTGTTCAGGTATTGTCTGCACTGCATATCGTAATACTTGTCGACGATATCTCGGTACTATACGGATACTAAATTGCCTTTCTTATGTTTGGTCCACAGCTTGCGTTTCTGGCTGCGACTTTGACAACTCGGGTGACACTTGTGGGTGGACTCTGTTCATACCTGACGTGGAAATATCCGGCTTTGAGCAATGGTCTGGTCCAACAGACACAGAAGGCACCGGACCTGATGATGACTTCTCCAAGCCTGGGCGTAAGTAGTTCGGGCCGACGGAATTTATCGTCAGGCTTTACACCCAAGCAACTCATTTCGAAAACTCTATAATGTCCTCTTAGTGGGATTCTACATGCTGATGGATTCTGGCTTTTCTGTCCCTGGACGAGAGGGGCATATCAGAAGTCCTGTGATAGGCACTCATTCCGGATGCCTGGAGCTTACGTTCCATTACTATCTGTTTGGCACCAGCGAGACCATGCAGCTCAGTGTCCACACCTTGACAGGTAAGAGgtgtttttcttcccccccccccttcgtcAGTTGGAATTGTGGACGGGAGCCCCTAAAAACC is a window from the Phycodurus eques isolate BA_2022a chromosome 23, UOR_Pequ_1.1, whole genome shotgun sequence genome containing:
- the c23h4orf54 gene encoding LOW QUALITY PROTEIN: uncharacterized protein C4orf54 homolog (The sequence of the model RefSeq protein was modified relative to this genomic sequence to represent the inferred CDS: inserted 2 bases in 1 codon), translated to MPPTLREVPDLLQVVEPDGKESGFDLLNRELEDLAQEMSDLGIETDSDEREEDDDDDDDATVLTEDESHYITTHAIRLSELSDGHDGDSDPGAGSSSSSTWDVEDGHQVFSFFVDYASFESNGVLMMTRGGGAAGSGLRESDPSLPFGARGDDGGRVQMSIKTTSQAINDPIQENTVYHAKDASDTCPSAAGGVDGNIEELRDRAKVVIPAPGGKLQAQESPEYSSCASSELDDTDKEVRNLTARAFKSLAYPYLDAINFSTSSESSTSEHGINRWSTFVDLKYSNVSQSLVSQPTAELESDFSQQLNGDAAPHSASSTKKIELMGKFGQGVIRLTETLNFRCNVKSGMSAGERSASVAPNPTGAGSHSMDEVTVNSLPGSRGRGATAQSKSMEGAHKKAVFASSVIQNVLSKKMQFEQERRMERGEVEETHRKGGCRRSKALQRQSSKLSESNSDSADDLADIVACGSRWDSRAQETPGKAMDAKRGAMEVSRGPLLRSQNSAFRCWRNEELEFPQDHKNHKTPEETAPPQGMGDEYSASGGKLTKMSHLFVPNIQRVASGGEVHRELQPGSDHTFYIADSKGVAASKSPEIKIHLQSCNAASLTKTDDSKGKEARAASLKGDSSDKPPHFMVRGIRDGKGKLQTPIHQVRDVRKLVKSSYHFVSLDPKSNFATADSRQDCQHPTSASPVVIKCQSVNTNSSKCGLPQDASSPEGAKGSAMQRASQGILDHLPEEMSSGIESKVLSKKDVTEKQPMSNQVALEKLQAAVKTMEQLYVFDKNEWKRKNETRPLMDSHVLSLIASEENSEEEALRASVVEELAGRDSYPRLNETPPAAAAENWLRTGGDHDERLKARLAAAPVGFSVGVAAKALQPNNAAPASYNSKTFAPKSPKLPMPLKVFQPKTSGESKEILAAEQNYLTIPVKSHANSGKEGLAVFSSQSRPTSLPLHIPAPGSKGQEEQAQRSSGAATIYHSVPLGMSANQPQVYCFSPAIPPAPVLDPFQATQRKMLLDPTSGSYYLVDTPAQPSTRRLFDPETGHYVXQVPVPLPPVTPVPMPISPMALGSAAYGHTYMIYPGFVTSPPVISTRTLVQPQVLVESSEKALPHQSEGLYVETPFYMTTGKAAPGTPNVLSIARPQQGFPSGERPVFGVTSQQGPRIIAPPSFDGTTVSFVVEHG